Proteins encoded by one window of Sandaracinaceae bacterium:
- a CDS encoding divalent metal cation transporter, with the protein MRQPRPSILRALGPGVLFTGAAVGVSHLVQSTRAGAVYGLALVGLVLLANLTKYPAFRFGPLYATATGTSLLEGYRRQGKWALVLYAILTLGTMFTVQAAVTVVTAGLAKVLLGLDVSPAWLSAGLLALCAGLVASGGYRALDGVGKVVVSLLALSTLVATALVLPRVEWGTLSLVPDVGLADVAFLAALVGWMPSAIDVSVWQSIWTLARREQTGHAPSSRESSFDFHLGYLGTAVLALCFVILGSAVLHGSGVEVEDRPGAFAAQLISLYTESLGEWARPLIGAAAFATMFSTTLTVVDGFPRALSVLIDRFQRPEQEEPAGRRSDRTPAYWVSLAAITLGALTILAFLASSMRTLIDLATTLSFLSAPLLSLLNHRAVTSEDVTGEHRPKGWLIGASLVCIAFQALFALFFLWTLTR; encoded by the coding sequence GTGCGCCAGCCCCGTCCATCCATCCTCCGGGCCCTCGGCCCTGGCGTGCTCTTCACCGGCGCGGCGGTCGGCGTCTCGCACCTGGTGCAGTCGACCCGCGCGGGCGCGGTGTACGGCCTCGCGCTCGTCGGCCTGGTGTTGCTCGCCAACCTCACCAAGTACCCCGCCTTCCGCTTCGGGCCGCTCTACGCCACCGCCACCGGGACCTCGCTCCTCGAGGGCTATCGACGCCAGGGCAAGTGGGCCCTCGTGCTCTACGCCATCCTGACCCTCGGCACGATGTTCACGGTGCAAGCCGCGGTGACGGTGGTCACGGCGGGGCTGGCGAAGGTCCTCCTCGGGCTGGACGTCTCGCCGGCGTGGCTGAGCGCGGGGCTGCTCGCGCTGTGCGCGGGCCTGGTCGCGAGCGGCGGCTACCGGGCCCTCGACGGGGTCGGCAAGGTGGTGGTGAGCCTCTTGGCCCTCTCCACCCTCGTCGCCACGGCGCTGGTGCTCCCGCGGGTCGAGTGGGGGACGCTGAGCCTGGTCCCGGACGTGGGGCTCGCCGACGTGGCGTTCCTCGCCGCGCTGGTGGGCTGGATGCCGTCGGCGATCGACGTCTCGGTCTGGCAGAGCATCTGGACGCTCGCGCGCCGCGAGCAGACCGGCCACGCGCCCTCGTCGCGGGAGTCCTCGTTCGACTTCCACCTCGGCTACCTCGGCACCGCGGTCCTCGCCCTCTGCTTCGTGATCCTGGGCTCGGCCGTGCTCCACGGGAGCGGCGTCGAGGTGGAAGACAGACCGGGCGCCTTCGCGGCGCAGCTCATCTCGCTCTACACCGAGAGCCTCGGAGAATGGGCCCGACCGCTGATCGGCGCGGCGGCGTTCGCGACGATGTTCTCGACCACGCTGACGGTGGTCGACGGTTTCCCGCGTGCGCTGAGCGTGCTGATCGACCGGTTTCAGCGACCGGAGCAAGAAGAGCCCGCCGGGCGACGCTCGGACCGCACGCCGGCCTACTGGGTCTCGCTCGCCGCGATCACGCTGGGAGCGCTCACCATCCTGGCCTTCCTCGCGAGCTCGATGCGGACCTTGATCGATCTCGCGACGACGCTCTCGTTCCTCTCCGCGCCGCTGCTGAGCTTGCTCAACCACCGCGCGGTGACGAGCGAAGACGTGACCGGAGAGCACAGACCGAAAGGCTGGCTGATCGGTGCGAGCCTGGTCTGCATCGCGTTCCAGGCGCTCTTCGCGCTGTTCTTCCTCTGGACGCTGACCCGCTGA
- a CDS encoding four helix bundle protein gives MLRITEESIVWLRSMKPIWEEVAKHDKNLARQMRDSAASVVGNLAEGERRGGGHERERFGTAYGSAGETRVWLLSAAALGYVSDEAVEGPADWADKARATMWKLMNRG, from the coding sequence ATGCTCCGGATCACCGAAGAGTCGATCGTTTGGCTGCGCTCGATGAAGCCGATCTGGGAGGAGGTCGCGAAGCACGACAAGAACTTGGCTCGGCAGATGCGAGACAGCGCGGCGAGCGTGGTGGGGAACCTGGCCGAGGGCGAGCGGCGGGGCGGAGGGCACGAGCGGGAGCGGTTCGGGACGGCCTACGGCTCGGCGGGCGAGACTCGCGTGTGGCTGCTCTCCGCGGCCGCCCTCGGGTACGTGAGCGACGAGGCGGTCGAAGGGCCTGCCGATTGGGCGGACAAGGCGCGGGCCACGATGTGGAAGTTGATGAATCGCGGGTGA
- a CDS encoding CoA-binding protein: MTLSTDDWRENLVRDDARILEIARSARRVAVLGIKPESHAGQPAHYVPKYLVDAGVEVVPVPVYYPEVHTILGRPVQRDVAAVAAPIDIYDVFRRPADVPAHVDDLIAARPGVVWLQLGIRHDASAERLARAGIRVVQDRCLLVDHRRALA, from the coding sequence ATGACGCTCTCTACCGACGACTGGCGCGAGAACCTCGTGCGCGACGACGCGCGCATCCTCGAGATCGCGCGGAGCGCGAGGCGGGTGGCCGTGCTCGGCATCAAGCCCGAGAGCCACGCCGGTCAGCCCGCGCACTACGTGCCGAAGTACCTCGTCGACGCGGGGGTCGAGGTGGTCCCCGTGCCCGTCTACTACCCCGAGGTGCACACCATCCTCGGCCGGCCCGTGCAGCGGGACGTCGCCGCGGTGGCGGCGCCCATCGACATCTACGACGTCTTCCGCCGGCCGGCCGACGTGCCCGCCCACGTCGACGACCTCATCGCGGCCCGCCCCGGCGTCGTGTGGCTGCAGCTCGGCATCCGCCACGACGCCTCCGCCGAGCGGCTCGCGCGGGCGGGGATCCGCGTCGTCCAGGATCGCTGCCTGCTCGTCGATCACCGGCGCGCGCTGGCGTGA